CGGGATGAAGAACCGGTAGGCCGCCGTCCGTTTTGTAGCCCTATCGGTCTATCCACGGTTCCGAAATGGCGGTTTTTGCCGGTCGACGTGATAACTATGCGCCAACGGAGAGTATCTGCGCACGAAATAGTCATCGAAGGGTAGGTTCGGAGTGAATTGAGCTTTTGAGGTACATGTGAGTTGAACCCGCAATTATAGCGATGAAAATCCAATTTCGAATACAAAGATCGATGTGTGGTTACCAATACGATGGCGATAGCGAGGACCGACGTATCGCTTGTCAGCGCTCGGCGGCAGAGGTACTGACTGTCGTGCTGTCGCGGCGGTGCAGTCAATCCTTATGCAGGATCATCGACGGACTTCTCTCGTTCCCGTCGATTAGGACGGTGCCGTGCAGGAATTATTACGATTTTTTATGCATATATTGTCTACATAAACACCTGTAATTATCCCCCTCTGTCGCTTTGGTGATGGGGTCCCAACGTCAGAGTGAAATGAGCATGAACGAATCGACAACCGAGACGCGCACCGAGACGACAGACATGAAGTTCTACCTCCCCGCAACAGCGCTGCCGCCGAACCTCGACCGCATCGAGGCAGTCGTCGAAGATCTCTTCGACTTCCACGGCGTCGTGCTGATTCCGGACAGTTACAACAAGTAGACTCCGTCCTACTCGTTCCGTTCTTGCGGTCGAGACCTCTATTTTGACCCCGTCGGCGAAAATCTGCGCAGTTTGCGGCCAAACGGAGCTACCGATTCCTGACCCGGCGACCCTGTGCCTTCAGCAACGCGACGAGGTAGCCGAGTCCCGCCCGTGCGTTCTTGGTCCGTAACGCCGAGACAGCACCCAACAACCCCATCGGCTCGCTCTTCCGCTGTGCCTCGCCGAGCGCGCCGAGTACCGTATTCATACCCTCGACAGCGTCGTCGTCCAGTTCGAGCGCCGAGAGCGCCTGTGCGGTGTCGACGAGTGCCGCGAGGTCGCCACCCCGCTGGAGTTCCAGCACCACGTCCAGCGCGTCGACGAGGTCGCTCCCGTTGTCCTCCAACATCGTCGCCAGTTCCTCGACCTCCTCCGACGAGAGCGATTCGGTGAACGCCGTCGCCACCGTGGCGAGGTCGTCGACGTGGCCCTCGCGCTGGAGGTCGACCACGGTTTCGAGCGACGCCGAGAGGTCGTCCGCGTCCTCGCCAAGTTGGGTCGCGAGCGCCGCCGCTTCCGCCGTCGAGAGGCCGTCAGCGGCTTCGACGAGATTCGCCGCGGAGTCGGTGACGTGCTGTACCTCGGCCTCGTCGGCGCTGGCGGCGACGAGAATCGCCGTCGTGAGCGCGTCGTCCAGTTCGTCGCTGCTCTGGACCAGCGCCGCCAGTTCGTCGCCGCGTTCGGCGAGGGCCTGCTCCAGCGCGGCCCGGCCCTCGTGGTCGGTGGCGTCCTCGCGCTCGCCGTTGGTGGCCGTCGTCGGGTAGGACTGCTGTGGCTTCGCCATCTCAGTCGTCCCCCGTGGTCGTCTCGGCGGCGGGTGTGGTCGGTTCCGCTTCGGGTCCGGCCGCCCGCAATCGGACGGCGGAGACCTTGAACTCTGGCGTCGCCGCAGACGGGTCGAGGCGTTCCTCGTCGGTGAGTCGGTTGACGGCGCTTTCGGCGAAGTGGATGGGGACGAAGACGTTATCGGGGCCGACGCGGTCGGTCACTTGGGCCGGGACGACCACTTCGCCCCGTCGGGATTCGACGGTGACGAGGTCACCGCTCTCGACGCCGAGCGACGCCGCAGTGTCGGGATGAATCTCGACGAAGTCGCTGGGCGTGTACTGCATGATACCCTCCTCGCGGTGCGTCATCGTCCCGGTGTGGTACTGATAGAGGACCCGTCCGGTGGTCAGGGTGAAGGGGAACTCGTCGTCGGGGGTCTCGGCGGGTTCGCTGTAGCCGATACCTTGGAGGTTGGCCTTCCCGTTATCGGTGTTGAACTCCTCAGCGTAGAGCCGTTCGGTCCCGGGATGCTCCTCGTCCCAGCAGGGCCACTGGAGGCCGCCGTTCGCCTCGACGCGGTCGTGGGAGACGCCGCCGTACAACGGCGTCAGCGAGTTCACCTCGTCCATTATCTCGGCCGTGTCGGCGTAGTTCCAGTCACGCCCCATCCGGTTGGCGAGGTCCTGCAGAATCTTCCAGTCCGGTCGGGAATCGCCTTTCGGCTCCATCACCTGCTTGACCATCTGGACGGTCCGGTCGGTGTTGGTGAACGTGCCCGTCTTCTCGACGAACGAGCAGGCCGGGAGCACCACGTCGGCGTACTGGGCCGTCTCGTTGACGAACAAGTCTTGCACGACGAGGAATTCGAGGTCTTCGAGCACGTCCTCGGCGTGGTTGACACCGGGTTCGGAGAGCGCGGCGTTCTCGCCGATGATGTACATCCCGCGGATGTCGTCGTCGTCGGCCGCGAGGAACATCTGGGTGGTGTAGTAGCCGTACTCGCCGGAGATGTCACAGTCCCACGCCTCCTCGAACTTCGCGCGAATCTCGTCGTCAGCGATATCCTGATACCCCGGGAAGTTGTCCGGGAGCGGTCCCATGTCGCCGCCCCCGCCCTGGACGTTGTTCTGGCCGCGGAACGGCGAGACGCCCGCGCCGGGCTTGCCGAGGTTGCCGGTGATGGCCGCGAGGTTCGCCATCGCCATGACGTTCTCCGTGCCGTGGGAGTGTTCGGTCAGGCCGAGCGTCCACCCGAAGACGCAGGCGTCGGCGTCGGCGATTGTCTCGGCGGCCGACGCGATTTCCTCGTGCGGGACGCCGGTGACTTCCTCGACGCGTTCGGGGGTGAACTCCTGCACGGACGCCTTCACGTCCTCGAACCCGGTCGTGCGTTCCGCGACGAACTGCTCGTCGTGGAGGTCGTTCTCGATGATGTACCGGGTGATGCCGTTAATCCAGACGGCGTCGTAGCCGGGCTTGACCTGACTGTACTGGGTCGCGTACTCGGCTATCTGTATCTCCCGCGGGTCGAAGACGAGGAGGTCCCCGCCGTCGCGGACGTTCTGCTTGATGCGGGTCGCCAGCACCGGATGGGCCTCCGTGGTGTTGGACCCCGTCAGGAGGATGCAGTCGGCGAGTTCGAGGTCCTCGGTACTGATGGACGCCGCGCCGTAGCCGTACGTTTGTGCGAGGCCCGCGACGGTCGAAGAGTGACAGAGGCGGTTGCAGTTGTCGACGCTGTTCGTGCCGAGTACCTGCCGGGCGAACTTGCCCATCAGGTAGTTCTCCTCGTTGGTCGCCTTCGAGGAGGCGATGAGCGAGAGCGCCTCGCCGCCGTACTCATCCTTGATGCTGCCCAAGCCCTCGGCCACGCGAGCGAGGGCCTCGTCCCACGTCGCCTCGCGGAACTCCCCGTTCTCGTCCCGCACCAGCGGCGACGTGAGGCGGTCGTCGGAGTTGACGAAATCGTAGCCGAACTTCCCCTTCACGCAGGTGGAGATGCCGTTGACCGGCGCGTCTTCCTCGGCGGTCGGGCGGGCGGCGAGAATCTCTTCGCCGTCCGAGTAGAGGTCGAACCGACACCCGACGGCGCAGTACCCGCAGGTCGTATCGGCGACGTTCAACTCTTCGAGGCGCTTATCGCCGATGGACTGGGCGATTTCGAACAGTTTGCCCTCCGAGAGGGTGTCGGCGGCGACGCCCTCCGCGACGTGTTCGACGTTCTGTAAGGCCTGTTCCTTGGCCTGTTGCATGTAGCCAGCGACGCCGTCTAGCTCGTCGCTCACGGCCACTCACCTCCCTCGAATCCCGCCCACCCGTCGTCGGCTACGTCTTCGGCGGCGGGCGCGTTCGGCGTCGATCCGTTCGCGCTCGGGTCGCCGGATTCGCACCGGTCGGCGTCGCGTTTCTTCGGCGTCATCGGTCCCTTCGACCGACCGCTGCTCTCGACGGATTTCCCGATACTGTTCTTCTGGGTGAAGCCCGGCAGTGGAATCGTGGTCGCGTCCTCGATGCCCTTCTCGACGAGCGACCCGGTCGGGCACACCGTCGCGCAGTGTCCGCACGAGACACAGGTCGAGTCCTCCATCGTCTCGGCGTCGCTCTGGAAGCCGATACGAGTGTCCTGTCCGGACCCCTCCATCCGGAGGACGCCCTCCACCTGCACGTCGTTGCAGGCATCGACGCAGCGGTTGCAGAGAATGCACTTGTTGCGGTCTATCTGAATGAACGACGACGTGTCGTCCAGCGGTTCGTACTCCTCGCGGTCGTCGAGGACGCCGTATCGCGGTTCCTCCACCTCCTCGTCGATGGCGGCGTCCTGCAGTTCACACCGACCGTTCTTGCCGCAGGTCGTACACCGGAGGTTGTGGTTCGACAGCACCAAATCGAGATTCACGTCCCGGGCCTCGGCGGCCGCCTCCGCGTCGGTGCTGACGGCCATCCCGTCCTCGGCGGGATGGCTACAGGCCGGGACGATGCCGTCCGCCTCTGTCTCGACCATACAGGTCCGGCACTCGCTTCGCGGGCCGATTTCCTGTCTGTCGTAGCTACACAGCGCCGGGACGGAGTCGGCTGTGTCGACGGCCTCGACAGCGTCGAGCAGCGTCGACCCGGCCGCGACGGTCACCTCGACGCCGTCGACGGTCACGGTCGCCCGGTCCGGCCCGCCGACCGCGGGGTCGGCCGCGGTACCCGGTGCGATGTCCTCTGTCAGCGGCGGCGCGTCCTCGTGTGCGTGGTCTGAACTCATATCATGTCACCTCGACTGTCTCCGGACAGCTATCGGTCGGACAGGTCCCGTCGGCGTGGGCCTGCAACTCCGCTTCGAACTCCGCGAGCGCGGTTCGGGCCGGTCGGCCCGCCTCGACGCCGAACGCGCAGATGCTCGATGTATCCATCACTCGGACCAGTTCCTCGATGTCCTCTGGGGCGTACGACCCGTCGTAGATGTCGCGCAGCAGTTCCGCGAGTTGGGTCGTCCCCTCCCGGCAGGGGACACAGCGACCGCAGTTCTCGTCGGCCGCGAACTGCGCGCGCTTCCCGACGAACTCCAGCACACAGCGGTCGGCGGCGAGAATCTGCACCGTCCCCTCCGTTCCGAGGTCTGCGTCGGTGAGCGGTTCCGGGGCGATGCTCACATCGAGGTCCCGCGTGAGACCGCCGAATCGGCCGCCGACACAGGCCGCTTTGAACTCGCCGTCGACAGCGACGGCGTCGACTGCGTCCGCCAGCGTGGCCGACGCCGCCAGTTCGACCGTCACTGGCGCGGCGACGTCGCCCTGTACGGTCACTGCGCGGGTCGCGTCGGCGTCGCCGTCCCGCAACGACGCCGATAGCTGTGCCAGCGTGCGCGGCGTGTGTAACACCGTCGGCTGACCGTGCAGACCGACCGACTCCGGCCCCGGCGGGCGGATACGGGCCTCCAATCGGTGATTACCTTCGACGGCTTCGAGGGCCATCGTCGGCTCTGCGGCCCGGTATTCGGCCGGACCGGCGACCACATCGATTGCTGGCGACCCCTCTGGATGCTCGGCGGCGGCCTCGCGGACCGTCTCGACAGCCCGTTCGTCGGCCGTCGACGCGTAGACGATGACCGCCTCGGCCCCGACGCAGTCGGCGACGGCCGTCGCACCGTCGAGCACGTCGTAGGGTGCGCTGGCCAGTAACAGGGCGTCCGCCGGGTTTCCGTGGCCGTTGACGACAACGGCGGGGTCACCACCCGTATCTCGGACAGTTTCCCACGTAGGTGTGAGTGGCGTGTCTTGACAGATATCTCCCCATCCGCGCCCGTGGATGGCCTCGCCCGCCGCCAGTACCGCGTCCGGGCCGGGGTCGCCGAATCCGCCCGCCGCCTCGTGGTCCGCGGGATTCGTGGGGCGTCGCCATCCGGCCCCGCCGAGCATTCGTCGTCTGTCACCGCCGAGTCCCGACAGGTCGACCGCCGGGAACCGCGCCGTGTCGGGGTCGTGTTCGGCGACGGCGTCAGGTTCGGCCGCTCGAACGTCGGACCCCGCCGCGACGCTGGCGACGATTGTGTCCATCTCGGCCGTCGAACACGCCGTGTGGAACGCCGTCTCGTCGCCGTCGGTCACCGTGACTAACGGTTCGAGCGCCGGGACACCGGTCGACCCGACCTCGACGGCCCGTACGTCGGCGTCAGCGGCCACCGACAGGAGGTCTGGGGACGACCCAGCGCCCGAGATTCGTATCGTCGGTCCCTCCGCTGCGATGATGGATGCCATTTGGTATCGTGTCTTTGAACGCGGTCTGTCAGCGGCTTAAATCATCGGGTCGTCCCCGTCTCGGCGGGTATCGAGCGGTTCCGAGTCGTCGTCGATGCGCCCGTTCGCTGTGGTGACTCGGAATCTCCCCACCTGGCTGTGCGACCACCGCCACAGCATGTCGGCGCAGTGAGTGGTTGTGTTCCGTTCCCGATGGTCGGCGGAGACGAGTCGGGGGCGCTGTCGTCGCTCGCGGCGACGGCGGCGCTGTCGAACACTGCTCGGTGACTGTGCCGTCGCGGTACGCAAAAGGGTGCCGTGGAGACACCATAACAGACGGGCCCCGCGGTATGGGCTACGACGCTCACGGGGGTCCACTGGGACAGACGCGGGACCGATACAAAAGCCCTCGTCGGGAGATGTGAACCGGTTTATCCGTCCACCGACGGACCGACTGGGACCGACCGGCGAACCCCGTCGGCCGCCCTCACTTAACGACACGGACCAACCCGCGCGACGTTTTATGATGGTCCGGCGAGTAGTTGTCAGCACGATGGAACGTTCAGGCCCCGCGAGCCATCAGTCTGTATCGACCGCACCACGACCGACGCAGTGTCCCGCCTGCGGTGCCGCACTGGAACACCGGGCCGGGACCGGCATCTGTACCGCCTGCAACTGGGTCCGGCGGTTTCCCGCCGACTGAGGCCCACACCGTCCGACGGTAACGCTCACCCGTTTCGCTTGCGCTCCTGGGTCGGGTGCTCGCTGACGTAGACCTGCGTGTCGTCCGGTACGTCGTCGGTGACCCACGAGTTCGCACCGATACTGACGTGGTCGCCGACGGAGATGGCCCCGAGGACCTTCGTCCCGGCCCCGATGACGACGTGGTCACCGATGTCGGGGTGGCGCTTGTACCCCTTCTTCAGCGCGTGTTCGTCGCCCTCGTCCTCCTCGAAGTGCAACGCCCCGAGAGTCACGTCCTGATAGATGCGGACCCAGTCGCCGACGGAAGTCGTCTCGCCGATGACGACGCCGGTGCCGTGGTCGACGAAGAAGTGGTCGCCGATTTCGGCCCCGGGGTGGATGTCGATGCCGGTCTGGGTCTTCGCGTACTCGGTCAGTTCGCGGGCGTACTCGCTCGCGTCGGCCTCGTAGAGCGCGTGCGCGACCCGCTGGACCAGAATCGCGAGGAAGCCGGGGTACGAGCGGATGATCTCCATGTAGGTCTTGGCCGCGGGGTCGCCCTTGTAGGCGGCTTCCACGTCCTTCTTCAGGGCCGTCCGGATGGCGGGCAACTGGTCGAGGACGGCCGCGACGGTGTCGGCCGGGTCGCCGTCGGCGTACGGGCGCATCCCCGCGTAGAACAGGCCACCGAGGTCGTCGAGACACTCGAGCACCGCCAGTTCGTCACGAACGAGGTCGACCGCGTTCCAGCACGTCGGGAAGAACACCTGTTGGAGCAGGTCTATCTCCGTCCGCCTGTGCTCGCGCCGGGGGAATTCCGTGGGGGACTGGGAGGGGAACGGCTCCTCGTCGGCTTCGTAGGCCTGGAACAGCCGTCGGTGCGCGTCGCCCGTGTAGGTGTACTTCATACTGATACTACCAGGCGAGCGGTCTTAGTTCGGCCGCCCGCCCCCGAGTGACACCGTGGCATAGTTATTTGTCGATCCGTGCCCACATTTCGGTCATGAACGGCGAGTGCTACTTCTGCCACGGGTTAGTCCTCGCTGGCGAGTCCGAGGACATCGTCCTCGACAGCCACGCCGACCACGACGTGTTCCTGCATCGACAGTGCGCGGTGGGCCACAACGTCGTCGAACAGCGGGCGGGTCCGTCCGGCGACCTCGAAATCCTCTGCCCGGAGTGCGGCGAGGTCGAAGTCCGCTAAGCGAGGTCGACCCCGACGCCCGACTGACGGCTCGCCGCCTTGACCGTGTTGTACAGCAACATCGCGATGGTGAGCGGCCCGACGCCGCCGGGGACCGGAGTAATGGCGCCCGCTTTCGCCTTGGCGCTCTCGAAGTCCACGTCGCCGACCAGTTCGTACCCTTTCTCCGTGTCGGCATCGACGCGGTTGATACCCACGTCGATGACCGTCGCGCCTTCTTTGACCATCTCGCCGTCGATCATCTCGGGGACGCCCGCGGCGGCGACGAGGATGTCGGCCTCCCGGGTCTTGGCCGCGAGGTCGTCGGTCCGGGAGTGACACACCGTCGTCGTGGCGTTCCCACCGTCGCCGTACTGGATGAACAAGTTCGCCATCGGCTTGCCGACGATGTCCGACCGACCGACCACGACGGCCTCTTTCCCCTCGGTCTCGATACCTTCGGCGGCCAGTATCTTCTGGACGCCATGGGGGGTGCAGGGCTTGTAGCGGGCGTTGCCCGCGACGAGACGGCCGACGTTTTCTGGGTGGAACCCGTCCACGTCCTTCTCGGGGTCGATGCGCTCTAAGACGGCGCGCTTCTCGACGTGGTCCGGGACGGGCATTTGGACCAAGATGCCGTGGACGCTCTCGTCGGCGTTCAGGTCGTCGATACGGTCGAACAAGTCGTCCGCGGGCGCGTCCGCGTCGATTTCGTGGTGGCGGCCGTCGATGCCAAGGTCGTCGCAGGCCTGCTGTTTCATCGAGACGTACGTCTCGCTGGCCCCGTCGTCGCTCATCAGGACCGTCGCCAGTCCGGGCTGAACCCCCGCATC
This window of the Haloarcula marina genome carries:
- a CDS encoding DUF1641 domain-containing protein → MAKPQQSYPTTATNGEREDATDHEGRAALEQALAERGDELAALVQSSDELDDALTTAILVAASADEAEVQHVTDSAANLVEAADGLSTAEAAALATQLGEDADDLSASLETVVDLQREGHVDDLATVATAFTESLSSEEVEELATMLEDNGSDLVDALDVVLELQRGGDLAALVDTAQALSALELDDDAVEGMNTVLGALGEAQRKSEPMGLLGAVSALRTKNARAGLGYLVALLKAQGRRVRNR
- the fdhF gene encoding formate dehydrogenase subunit alpha, which encodes MQQAKEQALQNVEHVAEGVAADTLSEGKLFEIAQSIGDKRLEELNVADTTCGYCAVGCRFDLYSDGEEILAARPTAEEDAPVNGISTCVKGKFGYDFVNSDDRLTSPLVRDENGEFREATWDEALARVAEGLGSIKDEYGGEALSLIASSKATNEENYLMGKFARQVLGTNSVDNCNRLCHSSTVAGLAQTYGYGAASISTEDLELADCILLTGSNTTEAHPVLATRIKQNVRDGGDLLVFDPREIQIAEYATQYSQVKPGYDAVWINGITRYIIENDLHDEQFVAERTTGFEDVKASVQEFTPERVEEVTGVPHEEIASAAETIADADACVFGWTLGLTEHSHGTENVMAMANLAAITGNLGKPGAGVSPFRGQNNVQGGGGDMGPLPDNFPGYQDIADDEIRAKFEEAWDCDISGEYGYYTTQMFLAADDDDIRGMYIIGENAALSEPGVNHAEDVLEDLEFLVVQDLFVNETAQYADVVLPACSFVEKTGTFTNTDRTVQMVKQVMEPKGDSRPDWKILQDLANRMGRDWNYADTAEIMDEVNSLTPLYGGVSHDRVEANGGLQWPCWDEEHPGTERLYAEEFNTDNGKANLQGIGYSEPAETPDDEFPFTLTTGRVLYQYHTGTMTHREEGIMQYTPSDFVEIHPDTAASLGVESGDLVTVESRRGEVVVPAQVTDRVGPDNVFVPIHFAESAVNRLTDEERLDPSAATPEFKVSAVRLRAAGPEAEPTTPAAETTTGDD
- a CDS encoding 2Fe-2S iron-sulfur cluster-binding protein; this translates as MSSDHAHEDAPPLTEDIAPGTAADPAVGGPDRATVTVDGVEVTVAAGSTLLDAVEAVDTADSVPALCSYDRQEIGPRSECRTCMVETEADGIVPACSHPAEDGMAVSTDAEAAAEARDVNLDLVLSNHNLRCTTCGKNGRCELQDAAIDEEVEEPRYGVLDDREEYEPLDDTSSFIQIDRNKCILCNRCVDACNDVQVEGVLRMEGSGQDTRIGFQSDAETMEDSTCVSCGHCATVCPTGSLVEKGIEDATTIPLPGFTQKNSIGKSVESSGRSKGPMTPKKRDADRCESGDPSANGSTPNAPAAEDVADDGWAGFEGGEWP
- a CDS encoding NADH-ubiquinone oxidoreductase-F iron-sulfur binding region domain-containing protein, translated to MASIIAAEGPTIRISGAGSSPDLLSVAADADVRAVEVGSTGVPALEPLVTVTDGDETAFHTACSTAEMDTIVASVAAGSDVRAAEPDAVAEHDPDTARFPAVDLSGLGGDRRRMLGGAGWRRPTNPADHEAAGGFGDPGPDAVLAAGEAIHGRGWGDICQDTPLTPTWETVRDTGGDPAVVVNGHGNPADALLLASAPYDVLDGATAVADCVGAEAVIVYASTADERAVETVREAAAEHPEGSPAIDVVAGPAEYRAAEPTMALEAVEGNHRLEARIRPPGPESVGLHGQPTVLHTPRTLAQLSASLRDGDADATRAVTVQGDVAAPVTVELAASATLADAVDAVAVDGEFKAACVGGRFGGLTRDLDVSIAPEPLTDADLGTEGTVQILAADRCVLEFVGKRAQFAADENCGRCVPCREGTTQLAELLRDIYDGSYAPEDIEELVRVMDTSSICAFGVEAGRPARTALAEFEAELQAHADGTCPTDSCPETVEVT
- the epsC gene encoding serine O-acetyltransferase EpsC; translated protein: MKYTYTGDAHRRLFQAYEADEEPFPSQSPTEFPRREHRRTEIDLLQQVFFPTCWNAVDLVRDELAVLECLDDLGGLFYAGMRPYADGDPADTVAAVLDQLPAIRTALKKDVEAAYKGDPAAKTYMEIIRSYPGFLAILVQRVAHALYEADASEYARELTEYAKTQTGIDIHPGAEIGDHFFVDHGTGVVIGETTSVGDWVRIYQDVTLGALHFEEDEGDEHALKKGYKRHPDIGDHVVIGAGTKVLGAISVGDHVSIGANSWVTDDVPDDTQVYVSEHPTQERKRNG
- a CDS encoding bifunctional methylenetetrahydrofolate dehydrogenase/methenyltetrahydrofolate cyclohydrolase encodes the protein MTRIIDGNAIASDIEADVQASVETLRDAGVQPGLATVLMSDDGASETYVSMKQQACDDLGIDGRHHEIDADAPADDLFDRIDDLNADESVHGILVQMPVPDHVEKRAVLERIDPEKDVDGFHPENVGRLVAGNARYKPCTPHGVQKILAAEGIETEGKEAVVVGRSDIVGKPMANLFIQYGDGGNATTTVCHSRTDDLAAKTREADILVAAAGVPEMIDGEMVKEGATVIDVGINRVDADTEKGYELVGDVDFESAKAKAGAITPVPGGVGPLTIAMLLYNTVKAASRQSGVGVDLA